One Glycine soja cultivar W05 chromosome 7, ASM419377v2, whole genome shotgun sequence genomic window, ttttggGGTATGTCAATTTTTGTATGTCTTGTTTGTGTCCATGGGTATAATTCTTGAAGTTTGTtcccataatttttttcatttattaaataaatttttttgtcatattcATATTATCGGCCAAATAAAGTAACTAAAAGTAGAAGAGATGTCCACATTGAAAATAGGGCTGATAATAAATCGAATCAATTTGAACATAGTTTGAGACTTGACTGACAATtgatttgttaaatttgattcaTGAACCAAATAAGTTAAGTTTAAGTTTAAAATTGAGTTTGTTAATAAATGAATTGAACTTGAGCTATATATGGTTTAATTCAATTGATTCATGAACTAGtttgatatataaatttatctatttatatttagatctatctatctatctataaatCTATGCATATATTATATACTTTATATTATTGAAttcctataaatttttttagttaatctgatattttttgtatgaaatgaataaataaaagcatgtataatgattataaatttaacatatatatagttatatatttatattattaaactaatatagttaattttttttattaatttcatattgattttatttcttcataaaataaataaataaaaaatatgtaaaataattaaaattttaaattgaattgagCTAACAAGTTACACTGAACTGTGTGTGAGTTTAAATCAAATTGAGTtgagttaaaaaataaaggttCATATTGAAGTGGAGTCAAGCTTCGTGCTAAACCATTTCTTATTGACTTGAGTTGAACCAAACTCGACTCAATTCGACTCATTTCTAGCCCTAATTGCCCATATTACAAAGTTCACGCATGGTTAAAGAAACATGATTTTGGGAAACAATTGGTATCATAGTTAAATGATCTTGTGGCTAGGTGACCAGAGAGAGAAGATTATTCGAAGAAGCTTGAGGAAACTGATGGTGGATCTATGTGGGGTCTTTGTGTCGAAAGTCTATTTGACGATGTGATAGTCAAGTGATGTGTTCCAATGGAGGTAATTGACAATACAAGTTCAGAAGTGTCATCATTCAGTACTCGTGGAGCAGATCGAGAAACATACCAGATTTTGTGCAAGCAAAGCAAAATCATAATGAGTATCCAAAAAGATTaaagatgaaattaaattttaattgagggAAGGATTGATGggaaataattcaaatttataattttaaatctttagGATATTGTTTTATTACTAGGATGTTGTTTAGAATTAAAGATATATTCTATAAATTAgagatttatttctttttctaagaTTATGATgttaggtatatatatatatagaaattcttaaaattagaaaaattaccTAGCCAAAAGACGGGGTCACCACCCTAGGTGAGGGAGGGGGTCATGTTGAAGAAAGACTTACAAGTTTGTTTAGCTTGTCTTAAAAACTTGTTGTGAGGAGGTTGTGGATGTAGGAGTGAGGACCCGAACCACGTTAAATAAATTTGTgatctttttctattttatttatggtaTTGTTTCTTGTTCTTGGTTGTGTGATTTCTAAGTAATAAAGATATGAGTGTGTTTTTTACAACAATTGGTATTAGAGTCGATGATTCGACTTGATGATTGGCTCAGACGAGTAAGATAGTGACGATGGATCATTAGCTTGAGGATCCCTTGTATCGAAAGTCTTCCTAGTAGTGGATCTAGGTGGTGTGTCCTATGGGTTGAGCGGCAGTAAAAGTATCTAGAACATGTGGACTCTAATGGTCATCATGAAAATACTCGTGGATAAAAATGGCTTCCGCTCTAGGAGAAAACTACTATGTGAAAGAGACTCACACTtaagggggagattgttggaGTACAAATGTGAGATGAAGTCTCACATCATGTAGGAATAAGAAGATCAAACACTATATAAGTGAAGGCAAGACCCGTAAAATTGAACTTAAGATTTTGGATTAAAGTATGATATCAAGTTCATTTATATGATTGTTCATAATTCATTGATATAAATCTCTCTGATATTTGTTCATTTGAACTaggatgcattttttttttacttgaaaatgcTCATATGGATGTGGAAAATGTGACAATAGAAGAGACAAGATAGACCTTTATCTCATGTCTTGTAGAATACATTGTTAGAGGACACCGCATATGCAATCTGCTTCAGGTCTGAAAAGAGAGTCAAATGAGAGTAGTTTTAGTTTGGGCTTGTTATTAGTAAAAGGATACAAAACCTGTTtggatgataatgtaaaaattcttgagggtttcctagactatcaattatAGAAAACCAACCGGATCTTGAAATTTATGGTTCtcacaaaacaatcaataaagaataatagataattatgtgtacctttctccataggatcTTCTCTCtggtgcactttgatttccttgaaaatgagagaaataggatttcacttcctttggcCTTTCTTTTATGTCTCTCTCCGTTCGTGATGGCTATGGGTGAGAAAAGAGcactttctggtcaggaaggggaccttatttcacattagtgggtattaagccccttttataaccactactcccatcaagtagcagttaatctagaaacttctcctattaagcccaattacaatttagcccttaattgttaattatttatttattagtccccaCTAAGTCatatgcctctcacatgagacattaattctaacagataaatcatgcataaatacatctaaaaaaaaaacaagaaaaaaaattaagtaaacttCTTCatgagttaaaattaacttagatATGCACaggttaaaagttaattttcaaGCTTTACTTTTTCACTCAATCTTCAATTTTGATACTAGAATGTGCACACTTGCACCTGCACGCACATACACAGAGATATAGACCAGCTTTCTCCCATTTTGATGACTTATACAACACTTCATAGATCTAGAGTCAtcgttttttttatttcagacTTGACATTTTCCTATCTGTTGTATCTTTTCTCAATCTGTAATACTAAATTTTCATTGGCAAATTAACACTTGCCAAGTCTTTTTCTTTTACCCTCTTCTGTTCCCTAATGTAcaaagagaaatatatatatatatatatatatatatatatatatatatatatatatatatatatatatgcacacaTACAAAGGAATTAATCTGTCTTCAAATCTCTCTTTGCGTACGGTGCTTTCTTATCTACTTTCAGCCCATGCATTTGTTATCATGCATACTTACAAATCCTTAATATACTTTATCTGAACATCTTTATATAAACTTGTTTCTCTAGCTGCACCTTTTCATTTTATGTCGAAGGTTGTGGATCTGAAGACACCTAAAACTACTATTGGTGAACGAGCTAGTCTTTATGAGGTAGTAGAAACATGGATTACAATACAATTAATGCAAAAGGCATACATTCACATTGTGTTGCTTAAACTGAATTCTCAGACCAGATATCTCAAAATGCTATAGAAAATGTTTGGAACcacttttttttctaaagaaatatatatatttttaagttatcTCAAGAAGTTGACTTAAATAACAATGATTTCTACGTATAAAATAAGTTGAatcaaaagtttaaatttatttgaccCTTACGGAATTGTGTTAGTTTAgctacatttaaaaatatttaattttgtatctataacaatatataatagaaatataatcattggtgtacatttttttttctattttacccTTCAATATGTTTCTGTTCTCCAAgaatattacattttatttttaaatttgatcctTCAACTGCATACAGGAACTGCACAAGGCCACCAAGAGTAACTACACACTCCAcgatttaaaaacaaaacagcacgttctctgtattttttttttccttttgaaatcaaattttctgttctttttttccttttgaaattgaataacaAACACAACTTGGTATAACGGCATACTCTCCCATGTTTGTATCACACTCTACGACAACAATGGAGAAACGATGCTGATTTAGTGTTGGCAAAGTAGCTAAAGTGATAGAGCAGAAAATAAGGAAGAGTCCAAAACTCAGATGATGATGGGGAACGATTGTCAAGTTACAAAGATCTAACGGTATCATCAATTCATTTAATATAGTCATCATCAATTCATCATCATTCATTTTTTGCTTTCTacataaattagttaaatttttttttctgatttgcctttttatctctctctctcacacacacatatttGCCCCTTGGAGTTTCAATGGGACACGTACTTATCGAAAAGCACTTGAGCCTTGAGTGTATAAAGTTTGAAAGCATATGGTAAACAACTTACTTTTGCAAATGATGACACCCATGTCTCTATTGAGTGGAATGCATTCTTATTTTGTTTGCACTCAGTATCTCCATCAATATGAACTGCTTATGGACTAATATTTAGACAACttgattcttaaaattttaaaataaaatggtaCCCATATACGTTCAGCTTTGATCTGTACATGTTTGCATCAAGATTTCTGGGTTAGTTGTAGGGAAATCTCCTGTGTACTCATTATAAATTCCTATGTTGTGAATTGCTTTCTCTCTATCTTATCAATTTAGACATTGCAGAGAACGATGAAATCCAAATGGAAGCCTAACCATGTCTAAAAATTCAGTGAAAACCACCGTGACTGAGGTAAGGAATCATGTCTTAAATTTAGGTGGggactatttaattattttgtatatcTATTCCAATGCTATGGTAACTACAAACTCTTCCTTTAGTTCAtggttaattttttctttagagAAGTCATGTCTATTGACTATTTAGGCTATCTTTTGTGTGTGTTTCCCCCTATATTTCATTGTTAATGAGAGGAAGTGTACGGGAAGATGTGGATAATAAATTTAGtttgaaatcaaaagaaaagccATTTGGGGTGTAGTTTTTGAGGGAAACACAAAATCAAGTGGAAAATCCATTTTCCATATTCATGAGATGCAAGTGAATTAGGAAGCCACATTACAAACTGGCTACAGTGAGTGGTAGAATGAATATATGTCTAAGCAAATGCACCTTCATTTGTCTTGGAGTACGTTGTTGATAAAAACCTGTTACATAATACCTGCCAGTTTAAAGGATTTTCCATTGTACgtgttgttttcaatttcttgaAGTTGTATGATTGGTATAACTTTGTTTCAAATTACatgtttctttcattatttgccactttaatttgtattttgctTCAGGCTTCAGTCCTATGAAGAATAATTACAAGGTTTTAAGAGCAAATATGCAAGAAACTTTATTTTCCAAAGTCAGCATATAGTTTAACTACATTTCACTCATTTTCATTCGTATGTGTCTCTAGACATACGTGTATCATATGAATCTATAAATTTGTTGATTAATATTCTTGCAAAGTTGCAGGCATCTAAACCATCTTAATTAGATACAATTAGAATCATTTAGAAGTAACTCAGATCGATGATGATGCAAGTGAAGATCATCCCGGTTATCAAaagttcatttctttttcttaatagctagggactatatatatatacatgcacaTAGACAAATTTCTAAAAGACAGGCAAAAGGATTCATTAGTAATTGGCTTtggtaaattatatttgaatttgtagCTTTGACATGTAAGGTGGTCATTTTCCATTACCAACTACAAGGTGaaggttcatatatatatatatataaagggtgAAACTTATTCTAATTGTACTTTATGTTACCACATAAGATTGCATCGCATGTATGATCTTTTGTTTATtattccaaatttttaaaaaatagaaaaatgagttattacatttaaatgtattttcattttaatcacgTCTTTTtaggtaaatagtcatttttatctCTGGATTTGTAATTCATTGACAAATATGTTcttgaaatatgaaaatacaaaatttaatttccgaaagtgtaaaaagtacaacaaatatATCCAGTTATTAACTTTCGTCTgtcgttaataaaatagtcaagatttgaagaagtaaaatatgagatatatttatcttttatttataatagattgtgactaattattataagttgaaaaaatttgtaatgattAATATACTATTGCaatgtttattttggataatttctATTATGACAGACAACTTATGgttgataattaatattattgttattattatgtttgttttaaattatgattgtcaatatattttttatatgattattataatgttatgcttgtaaagataaaaaaaagaaaaaaaattatcctaaaattatattttatccttaaatgaaacgaaatttcgtgtctaacaaattagtctaatataaaaaaaataatatttaggtCCATTGAAAATTACTACATTTTTCATGATAACTTATTGATATTTTGGTTGAATGCTACGTACTgacatttaagttaaaaaaaatgactgACATTttcctccaaaaaaaaatattgacatttttgtccaacaaaaaattagtGGTATTTACGTCTAAACATAGTATCCTATTGTCATTTTTCGTCCAATCTAATCGATCggtcgcactttttacacttttaaagactaaattgtgtattttcataatttaagaACACATTTGGTAGTGAACGATAGATTTAGggataaaaataactatttactttaaaaataaaggtGATTAGAATGAAAATGCATTTAAGTGtaataactcatttttttattttttttttaaaatttggaatAATAAACAAAAGATCATATATTACATACCATGCTACCATAATTAACAAAGAgtcataattagtaaaaatattatttatacataaaCATGCATTCTGAATACACattcaactaaaatatataataggaGAAATTGTTATAATGCAAAAACTTTAACGCAATAATATGTAATAGCGAATTAGAAATGTGGATACACAATATCTGTGTTTCCGATAATAAATCATAGTTACATTCAAAATCTGAAattgacatttaaaaaaattgatattaagaaaaataaaataaatatttaaatatattttttatctatgtaatttagtattttttattttaattcttacaaaatatgtttgttttatttttcatccttaaaatattttaaataacactttaaataataaaaaacatattttaaatagtgAGAAACAGTATCTAAAATGtactaagaaattttttttaaaaaaattacattctaaatgaataaaataatctttttaaggataaaaaaaatactaaattacatTACTTAAACCTAGAATAAACTAGACGGTTAATGCAGGACGCTTTGGTTGGTGTGATGTCATATCCATCATCCAATCGAATTGTTTGAAAGTTAAAGAAAACCAAACCAAAGCAGCCGTTACCTCTCATTCCCACATGCAAAAAAAACgaacacaaaaacaaaacaaaatacaaatcaaaGATCAcattctccttctccttctccttgtACCTGTGTTATTAaggtttctctttcttcttccagAACCAATATCCCATTTCTGGTGGGCCCCACTTGCACGTTCCCCTTTTTCTTCTTGCCATTTCATTTTAGAATTAACAACATATGACCacagattaaattaaataattaatttataatttaatataatatatttggaTGTGTTGGTTATTTTGCAGAAAGTATTTAAACAAAAGAAATGGAGGAATCAGATTCAACACCAAAGTCTCTGATGGAGAACCTGCTTGGCCTTTTGAGGGTTCGCGTGAAGCGTGGTGTCAACCTTGCCGTTCGTGATGTTCGAAGCAGCGACCCCTATGTTGTCATCAAGATGTACCGCCAGGTttccttcttcatctttctatttttatttttaaaatgtaatatttttggtTATCATGTTTTAATTTCTAGAGTTGGGGTGGATGAAAAGTCCTTAATTTGTGTCATGTTTTAATTGATGTTTGACttgcatgatgatgatgacatgGGGGTATGTGTTATTGTCATCACTAGTTCTTAATTACAGTGATTGAAGCATTTTAAATGCAATATTTATGTCCTGGTAGATCTTGTCTAATTATGAACAATGATATGATTGATGAACCCCcccaacttttttcttttttgcagaaacTAAAGACTCGTGTGATTAAAAAGGATGTGAATCCTGAGTGGAATGAAGACCTTACTCTTTCTGTTATAAATCCGAATCACAAAGTTAAACTGGTAAGTGACTGAATTGGTTAATGTCTTTTTCTAGTTTGTAAAACTTTTGTTCTGTTAAAAGAGGCtgatgtagattttttttttcctttctgttTAGGGTTGGTGAGACAAGTTGTTAATATTAGAAGttaatcatgttttttcttGCCTCTATACTTGGGAAAAACGAGTTATTTTCATGAGAACAAAAGTGAGAATGAGTTCACAATCTACACAACACACCTGAACATTTTTGGACTATCTGTGATTTAGTAGTAATAGTAGTAAACTTCATGAATTGCTCTGTTTTGATTacattttatcatttcatttgCAATGCCTTGGAAAGTAAAATCCTGTTTGCAATCCTCAAAGGTAGGTAATTTTTTCTCTAATATATGATGTTAGGACACATCAATTTTGGTTCATCATAATTAGACTGCTcattggttgatgatcctttcTGATTGCAGACTGTGTATGATCATGACACTTTTAGCAAAGATGACAAAATGGGAGATGCAGAATTTGACATCTTGCCCTTTATAGAAGCCTTGAAGATGAACTTAACTGGCCTTGCAAATGGTACTGTAGTCACAAGAATACAACCAAGCAAGCATAATTGCCTGGTTGACGAGAGCTGCATAACTTATAGCAATGGCAAGGTTGTCCAAGATATGATCCTTAGATTGCAAAATGTGGAATGTGGTGAAGTGGAAATCCAATTGCAGTGGATTGATCTTCCTGGTTCTAAGGGTATATGATATTATGATCTTATGGGGTGCTTGTGTATTAACAACTTCATGCATATAAGCTGGCTTTTGCCTTGTACTACCTAAGGTCAGGTTTATCTAAGGCTTGTTGGGGAACTAACTGAACTTGTATTTATACCCGGTTTGTGATGC contains:
- the LOC114418676 gene encoding protein C2-DOMAIN ABA-RELATED 4-like; translation: MEESDSTPKSLMENLLGLLRVRVKRGVNLAVRDVRSSDPYVVIKMYRQKLKTRVIKKDVNPEWNEDLTLSVINPNHKVKLTVYDHDTFSKDDKMGDAEFDILPFIEALKMNLTGLANGTVVTRIQPSKHNCLVDESCITYSNGKVVQDMILRLQNVECGEVEIQLQWIDLPGSKGI